AAAAGTCTCTCATTTGATGGGAGGCTTTTTATACATTGTAAGGAGGAAAAATCGTGAAATCAGTCAGAACCTTTTTCAGTATCCTGATCATAGTCGGTATCATACTGATGATAGGCAGAATCTTAACCGGAATTCTTCTATATTTCGACATGAGTTTCACCAAATTCTTCACAGACTACAGTCTAATTTCATTTGTTATTCTAATCGTTGGTGTACTTGGTGAATTAACGGTTAGAAATAAAGTCTAATCCATTATATGACAATATTGCCCGGGAAATATCGACATTATTTACAGCATATTTCCCCTAAAAACCTCATACACAAATCGTTGACAATTCCACCGATAAATGGCAAAGTTACTAAAGAAAAGCGGAGGCGACTGTCCAGAAGCGGACGCATAAGCAAGGGACCGAAGAACGCAAGGGTTTAAGCGTTCGAAGTGTCCATTGCTTATGACGGCAGCTTCTAGGAGCCGCAGCCAGACAAGAAAAGCGGAGGCGACGTCCAGAAGCAGACGGTCCTTCTACATAATCAGAATGGAGGTTGTAACATGTTTTCTATCGAACATATCGGACAACTTGCAATAGTAAGTATGCTCTCACATTTAATTTTTATTGCAATAACATGGCGGGTCATGCAATCAATTAATTTTGATCCAATCCTGCGAAAAGGCCGTATAGTTGAATCAAGAATATTCTTGCTGTTTGTAGCAATCGTAATCGGATCTGGAGTAAGTCAATTCTTTCTTGACTTTCTTAAATGGTCACAGAATCTAAAGTATTTGTTTTAAAAAGCTGTATGTAGTTTATCCTTCTTGTTAATACTAGACATATAGATTTAACAAGGGGGACTTATTATGAAGAAAATTGCTATTATACTTATCCTAATCTTATTCATGACTAACCACGTTTCAGCCCATAATAAACCGCTTTCACAGGGGGAAATGATCCAACTAGCCAATTTAACAGCTTCGTCCAAATTAACCATCGACCACTGGCAAGTGACCTTAAAAGAAAACATTCCAAAAGCTAGATTGCAAGATTATATCAACGAATGGAAAAATAGTTATTTAGACACTTATTCCGAGGATGAAAATGTAATAAAATACACATTTAGGAACGTACACAAAAATGAAAATCTTGTCGAAAGTTATATCGTAATCATTCCTAAAAATAGTAGCTATCAATCAGAGCTGATTGCTGTAGTATCTGGTCAAGATTGGAATACAACAACAAAAC
This Virgibacillus phasianinus DNA region includes the following protein-coding sequences:
- a CDS encoding DUF1146 family protein yields the protein MFSIEHIGQLAIVSMLSHLIFIAITWRVMQSINFDPILRKGRIVESRIFLLFVAIVIGSGVSQFFLDFLKWSQNLKYLF
- a CDS encoding YwmB family TATA-box binding protein; its protein translation is MKKIAIILILILFMTNHVSAHNKPLSQGEMIQLANLTASSKLTIDHWQVTLKENIPKARLQDYINEWKNSYLDTYSEDENVIKYTFRNVHKNENLVESYIVIIPKNSSYQSELIAVVSGQDWNTTTKHKYQELQKSIIRHYFSENATKFACLTTASDDTIKGVYLINSVKEKLQLQQITTQTDNVEKSMHKKIIYGYTPLWTQNFNILDKPVNVNIAITNTTNGETKLTIGTPILITEY